A single genomic interval of Helianthus annuus cultivar XRQ/B chromosome 13, HanXRQr2.0-SUNRISE, whole genome shotgun sequence harbors:
- the LOC110899120 gene encoding replication protein A 70 kDa DNA-binding subunit B-like: protein MELGNITYLKDLDLARRDYTVKVRVLRLWKQPMYNNPEQFYSIEMIVVDEEGTTMQGNVLRRWFPRFEQVFNESDCYFIVKPTIGLNESKYKYVDNKNKLGIYCDTDVYPCKDFNGPMYGFSFTSFKDIIDKTVPENKSIDVIGFVADVKDLKKFKTARGKDTKKLNVIIQDLEMESIYLSLWDSYADRILEQWENREQHGVIVVILQFGTLKYFGRFGYVNSCFNVSKLFINSDVDEMTTFRKSLIANSAASSCSSQSSRLSGIFLSLYDEYVVRSEFNNIAEVNLNQAKSVVVVGTVQMISEDLPWYYFACKSCNKKVFPKVTNDTPTVGVLVDEEEVYECKTKTCKDTVIQYTKRLKIPLTVQDSSGTVSLTLFDRDACRILNTTAANLIEKHVAGGDKGLYPDEFEALLGKKFAFKIDISDFNIEHNFWFFGVSKLTDDEDIIFELEKKANNIEVETTASLNNRFTDMESEDTVNLNDDNCTDVIMGVTVGTKSNEDFKSKVPSESMDDNVITPLTKNLEDTAMASKPIGEPAIFKRKTKKPAFKKNLVESYDVEENGEMSTTKPVKPGKPTLLIPKIEK, encoded by the exons ATGGAGCTCGG TAACATCACTTATTTGAAGGATTTGGATTTGGCTCGCCGTGATTACACTGTCAAGGTTCGTGTACTCCGTTTATGGAAGCAACCGATGTATAACAATCCAGAGCAGTTTTACTCAATCGAAATGATCGTTGTTGATGAAGAG GGAACCACCATGCAAGGCAATGTTCTCCGAAGATGGTTTCCGagatttgaacaagttttcaatGAATCAG ATTGCTATTTCATTGTCAAACCCACTATTGGTTTAAATGAGTCCAAGTACAAGTATGTGGACAACAAAAACAAGCTGGGAATCTACTGTGATACCGATGTGTATCCATGTAAGGATTTCAATGGTCCCATGTATGGGTTCTCATTCACATCCTTTAAGGATATCATTGACAAAACTGTTCCAGAAAACAAATCTATAG ATGTTATTGGTTTTGTTGCTGATGTTAAAGACCTTAAGAAGTTTAAGACAGCAAGGGGTAAAGACACCAAGAAACTCAATGTCATCATTCAAGATCTAGA GATGGAATCAATATACCTGTCTTTGTGGGATTCTTATGCTGATCGGATTTTAGAGCAATGGGAAAACAGAGAACAACATGGTGTTATTGTTGTCATTCTGCAGTTTGGTACCTTGAAGTACTTTGGTCGTTTTGGTTATGTTAACAGCTGTTTCAATGTTTCCAAGCTTTTCATAAATTCTGATGTTGATGAAATGACTACTTTTCGTAAGAG TCTGATTGCAAACTCTGCTGCTTCGTCATGTTCGAGTCAATCTTCTCGGCTTTCTGGAATATTTTTATCCTTGTATGATGAGTATGTTGTTAGATCTGAATTCAACAACATAGCTGAAGTAAATCTCAATCAG GCCaagtctgttgttgttgttggtacTGTTCAAATGATATCCGAAGATTTGCCTTGGTATTACTTTGCTTGTAAAAGTTGTAACAAGAAGGTTTTTCCAAAAGTTACCAATGATACACCTACGGTTGGTGTCTTGGTTGATGAAGAAGAGGTTTATGAGTGCAAAACGAAAACTTGCAAGGACACTGTGATTCAATATACTAAAAG GCTTAAAATTCCATTGACTGTTCAAGATTCCAGTGGAACTGTGTCATTGACATTGTTTGACAGAGATGCTTGCCGAATTCTAAATACAACTGCAGCTAACTTAATTGAGAAACACGTTGCT GGTGGTGATAAGGGTCTGTATCCTGACGAGTTTGAAGCTCTTTTAGGGAAAAAATTTGCATTCAAGATTGATATCAGTGACTTCAACATTGAACACAACTTTTGGTTTTTTGGTGTTTCTAAATTGACTGACGATGAGGATATCATATTTGAGCTCGAGAAGAAAGCAAACAACATTGAG GTGGAAACTACTGCTTCTTTGAACAACCGGTTCACGGATATGGAATCAGAAGATACTGTTAACCTGAAT GATGATAACTGCACTGATGTTATTATGGGAGTCACTGTTGGTACCAAATCAAATGAAGACTTCAAATCGAAG GTTCCTTCTGAGTCCATGGATGATAATGTCATCACCCCTTTGACCAAAAATTTGGAGGACACTGCCATGGCAAGTAAGCCTATTGGTGAGCCTGCGATTTTTAAGAGGAAAACCAAAAAACCTGCTTTCAAGAAAAACTTGGTTGAGAGTTAtgatgttgaggaaaatggagAAATGTCAACCACCAAACCAGTTAAACCTGGAAAACCAACTCTCCTAAttccaaaaattgaaaaatga